The Aedes aegypti strain LVP_AGWG chromosome 1, AaegL5.0 Primary Assembly, whole genome shotgun sequence sequence CATCGAAGGTATTATGAAGTTTGCTGATATGTATTTTTCAACAcataaagttaaatttttatggtaATTTTAGCAAACAATTCGCCATAAAAGCTGGTAAACTTACATGCAAGTATACTAGAATTGTTGAATaatacaacaaaaaaaaaataatgcattttcaatagccaatttctcaaaaattagacatgctgatttttttttgaaaacggcaatggattcagcaatctcaaattgattcttgagacaaaaaATGATCCGTTTTGAATTCGCTTGCTCGCAGTAATGCTGGTAGGAacgaaaattaatgaaaaaataatacagaAGTAGTAATTGGATGtgatacaaaatttgaaagggTAGCTTTATTTTAttaccattttattttcaataaaacctaCAAATCGTCTTCTGGGTTTTCAGTTTACTAATGAGGTAAGTTAATGATACTGATCTTGATGCCTCAACAAAGATTTCGTCCCTAAATCATTCCAGTGgatagtttttcaataaatagataaataaataGGAGTTTCCTGGTCTTAGCTAAATAATTACATACTAAGCCCCAATAAAGTATAAATTATGTTCTCACAATGATTCGTGTGTTTTCGATACCGACAATTGCAAACATCAATTTTCGCGATGGTGCTGGTCCTACAATTAAGCTCAAGAGCATCGAATGCCGTAGCGTGCGAGCACTAGAAAGAAGAGAGCGTGAAAGTTTTaacttttctacaaatttttatttttattttacctCATTACTCTCAAATTCTTTACTTATATTGATGCTTCAACGATATCTAGTTAAGAAGTGCGATGATCGCATGTTCACAAATCATGATTTGCCCATGCTGTGTTATTTGCGTCCATTATTCTTATTCCGTATCAAAAAACCCTAATAATTGCGCTGCTTATCGGTTTCATGCTTCTGGCAGTGTCTACCTAAAATCTATTATTTCGATAATTTTGCTTTCTCTCGTTCAGTGTTCTATACATCATTACCAGTCTAAAATTACGCGtaatttagaaaataataaCAACTGTACAAGTGTATTGGAGAAGGGTGGTTCggaattgttgattcagtttATTAGTTAATTGGTTTATCAAGTATCTAATATTAAGTTTAGCTGACTAGCTTCTTTTATGATTTTACGCACATACTTCTTTTCTTTGCATTCGAATAGATTTGTTGGTAAGAGACGTGTGGATTGGATGACAATTCAGAATATTATGAAGGGTACAGGAAGCTTAATCGCGCCCAAAGATTTGCACTTAACATTAGATACTCAAGATGTTGATTTTCTTTAGTAAAATCTAGCTTTACtatgtgagattttttttatcactgtaacctcaaaatgcattttttacCAAATCAGCAACTATTTGCATAGTCGCTTTTGTTTGGCAATTGTTTGTTTCGGTACAAACTTGTGCCAAAATACTTTCAGCCATCGAAAAATAATGTATTATACTCATTCCTTCACGCTCTTTTCTTTTTCTGCACTCTTATCACTAGACGGCTCTTCTGTGTTTTCTTCGTCTATTGTCATTTCAGTAATAGAATTATCACTACTTCTTCCCTCAAGTTCGTTGCTGATTTTGGCGGTACTATCATCCATGTCATCACCAAGTCCAGTCATCTCAGTATTGTCATCATAATCTTTAGTCAAGTTATCGAAAAATGCTTCCAAACTATCAAACAAAGGCTTCCTTTCGGGTTCCTGAACTTTCTCTTGTTCCTGTTTTTGTTCTTGTTTCATTGATATTTCGGGTTCACTTTCGCGCTCCATTAAGAATGCATTTCTTGATTGGGGGTCCGGATTCATCATTTCGCTTAGTTTAATATCTTCTGCGTAGATAGGTCGAAAACCTCCTTGTAATTCCGGTTGAAAACTTCCTTTTTCTGAAGGTTTCTTTGTAGACAAATCGGTTACTTCGAAATGATGATCATCTGACCGATCAATTTTGTTCTGTTCTTTGATAAGTGCCTGGGGCGAAGATGTCACAACCGCCCATCCTTCGTATGGGTTGGTAACTTTCACTGGATCCAAACTGATACTGGCTTGGAATGGAGCTTGGAAGTTTTGTTCGTACCGATGTGCTGGATTTCCGAATTCATCGAAATCATCCATCTTCAGATAGGACACTTCAGTTTGTGTTTCACCATACGGTGAATAATATGGAGAATTCGGATGTTTGTTGTAGTTGTACTTTTGTGTAGATTCTGTCGGTGTGTAGGCAATTGCAATCGGCGTGCTTTCGGTGACACGTTGCAATTTGCTGGATATAACGGAATCCTCTGGTTGCTCCTTACTGATTGGTTCCTCGCCGATGTTGTAAATGCTATCCTGTTTCTTTTCTATAATCTCCGGCAAGCGATATTTCGATTCGTTTTCCACCTCAATCAATGTGTGTGGATCCGGTTTTTCAATATTGTATGGGAAATGAACCTTTTGAAGTGCTTTCTTATCCTTAGCCATAAGAATTGGTTCCTGCTCGAAATGAGAAGCTATCGAAAATGGCGTATTTTGATATTCACTACCTGGACTAATTCTTGCGGGTGGTGGCGGAATAGGTGACTGTTCTCCATGTTGTCCTACCACAACGGGATCAATGTTACTTCCTGCATGAATGGAATCCAGATTCATAGGCGTACTCTTGACAGGGTAGACTACATAAACTGGTTGGGCTCCATCGGTGCTAACAGCCTGTACGGGAGAAGATGGAGGTTGGCCCTCAACAGCTAGGTCTAGCTTTTGACCCGATGGCAATTTATGTTTCGATTGTTCGGTTTGTTTTTTCGATTGAAGCATTTGTAAAGTTACCACGGGTTCTAGTTTAGGACGCTGAGGTTTATCTTCTGTCATGGTGTTTTTCAGAATTGTTGGAGGATCACGTTGGAATTCATTATTTTCGGATTCTTCAGTTTTGCGGCTTGGTACAGTTTTTTCAGGTGTGGGAGGAGCATAGCTTTCAGCAAATCTAGAAGCTGGGGAAGAGCCAGGTGGTGGAGGTGGCTTTAGATTTGGGGGAGCGATGTGAAATACGCGATCTTTTAGCATTGGAGGAGGCAAACGATAGTAACGGCGGTTTTCATTGGGCCCTTCCATTTGTTGAGGTGGACGCATGGTATTGATGCGATTCATGAATCTAGTTGGACCTGGTGCGCGACGAATAGCTAGAGTAGATGATTGAACATGTGTTGTTGAAGGATCAGCGAAAACTTTTCTTGGTGGTCCATTAGCGGGGAGACTTTTAGCTGGTGGCGGTGGAGGCACTCTGAAATTACCGGCTTCCTTATGGTAAGGGGAATGACCATGTGATATTTTAGCGTTCGGTCTGAATTGGGGTAAAATGTTAGGTAGCTGTAGAGGTGGTCGAATTCCTCCTGGATATGGCCTACGTTGGATTTCTTTGTAAATGAATGGTGGTCCTTGAGCAGGAATTGGGGGTCGGGGACGTTTTGAGAGATGGGAGTTGTCCGGATTTGAAGGAGGAGTTAGCTGTTCTGGTAGATCTGAGGGATAATTTGAAATTTCGTTCTTGTTCAAAGCTTCAGCATTTGGTGTATCGAAAACGATTCTGTTTGAAACTTCATGAAGAGTGCTTTCAATTTGATCGTTCTTGGGGAACACAACCATTGAGTTTGGACCAACACCAATAGGAGCAGAATGTCCATTGGGTGGCAAAACTTCACTCTTATGGGTTCCACTAATAATGGGTGCATTCTCATACTTGTCGTCGCTTTCACTGGGAAATCGCACGCTGGTGGTTTTGATTATATCTTGAGGCTTAACTTGAACGTTCACTGATGTGCCAACTTGCACATTGGAGCTTTCGTTTGGTTCGTCCAGCACCTGCCCCATTTGATAGCCAGTCGGATGGCCATTAAGAGCAGCAGAAGCAGGTTCCTGCGAGACTGAGCTCACAAAATGTCCATCACTTGAACTTCCTACCGATTGTTGAGATCCCAAGACGAATGTAGCCGAATGTTGATTGGGACTGATTACAACACTATTCATGCTTGGAACCGTACCGTATTTGACTATGTTAATTTGTGGTTGTTGTACCTCGTACTTGACATATTGATTTCCAAAGTTGGAATCTTTCGGAGGGTTTTGTGGACGGTGTCCGTTAGATTGATAAACTTCATAATGGTCGTATTGATCATTGGTCGGTTTTTGTGGTCGATGGCCATTCGATTGCTGGATATCGTACTTCACATATTGATCAGTAAGGTCAATGGACTGTTCAATTTTTGGACCTTCTTGAATTGATTCCTGCTTTTGTTGGTCCGAAATCAGCACAATTGCTGGTGGCGTTGTTTGATCGGTGGTTTGAGCAATAGTCGTTTCGAAGACGATATTATTTTCCTTCTCTTCAGCGGCAGCTTGTTTGTCATCCAAGCCGAGCGAGTTAAAGATATCAGAAAGGGACATTACAGCTGGATCATTTGGCAGATCTATCTTGTTGCTGGTTTCATTCTTACGGTTCAACATAATGTGACTTGGTGGCAGTGGTCGGAATGGTGCTGGACGGTTACCCTCGTATTTGAGTGCTGGTATGGTATATTTCATCCTGTGAGCTTCATCCTCTACCGGTGGTAAAGGTTGAGTTTCCTCAAAACGAATTGGGTTTGCAGGACGGGATACAGTGGTTGGCTCAGGAGTAGTGGTGACAGGTGGAGTTGCCGATGGACTGGACCACGGTCTAACAGAAGGCGAGTAGTAGGTTGAAGAACGGATAGGAGTCGTTTCTGGTTCGGTGGATTGAGGTCGTTGTGTAGTAGTCGTGGTCGGCATAGAAAGAGTCGAAGGCAAGAAGAACTTCTTACGTGTCTGTTCTGTCGTTTCCAAATATTTGTTCTTGATAGTACTCTTGTAAGGGTATCTAGTGAATAATTGTTTAGCTGGAATGGTTGTCATCGGTATTTCGGTGGTCGTGGTAGTAGTGGTGGTCGTTATCGGTCGTCCTGAAGTAGTTGGATAAGTATAACGAGAAGATGGTTGTGTCACTTGGGTGGTAGTAGGACTTGGTTGATTTCGTGTGGTGTTAAGCCTGGAAGTTGTGTACTGAGGACGCGTAAATTGGAATTTAGGTGCAGCTGTCGTCGTAGATGGAGTGGACGTTGCGTTCTTGTGATTCGACACTTTGTTGCTACCTTGATATTTTAAATTGGCATATGAACTTGAAATCAACGGATAAACGAAGTTTGAGGAAGAGTATTTCACCGGTAGATTTAGGAAATCGTGAAAGTTTGGTGAAGATTGGCTGACGATAACATCTTTTGTATCGCTGACGTGACTGT is a genomic window containing:
- the LOC5570610 gene encoding proline-rich protein 36 translates to MGKRNRLLPIGIVICLVLYAGSSVKAFNFDDDLEDLMAEESIVDEEVYGGPILPSNVFNGGKPFYVERDPSTGAIDFNHKKTVNQIDLDDKGSYDTKDSHVSDTKDVIVSQSSPNFHDFLNLPVKYSSSNFVYPLISSSYANLKYQGSNKVSNHKNATSTPSTTTAAPKFQFTRPQYTTSRLNTTRNQPSPTTTQVTQPSSRYTYPTTSGRPITTTTTTTTTEIPMTTIPAKQLFTRYPYKSTIKNKYLETTEQTRKKFFLPSTLSMPTTTTTQRPQSTEPETTPIRSSTYYSPSVRPWSSPSATPPVTTTPEPTTVSRPANPIRFEETQPLPPVEDEAHRMKYTIPALKYEGNRPAPFRPLPPSHIMLNRKNETSNKIDLPNDPAVMSLSDIFNSLGLDDKQAAAEEKENNIVFETTIAQTTDQTTPPAIVLISDQQKQESIQEGPKIEQSIDLTDQYVKYDIQQSNGHRPQKPTNDQYDHYEVYQSNGHRPQNPPKDSNFGNQYVKYEVQQPQINIVKYGTVPSMNSVVISPNQHSATFVLGSQQSVGSSSDGHFVSSVSQEPASAALNGHPTGYQMGQVLDEPNESSNVQVGTSVNVQVKPQDIIKTTSVRFPSESDDKYENAPIISGTHKSEVLPPNGHSAPIGVGPNSMVVFPKNDQIESTLHEVSNRIVFDTPNAEALNKNEISNYPSDLPEQLTPPSNPDNSHLSKRPRPPIPAQGPPFIYKEIQRRPYPGGIRPPLQLPNILPQFRPNAKISHGHSPYHKEAGNFRVPPPPPAKSLPANGPPRKVFADPSTTHVQSSTLAIRRAPGPTRFMNRINTMRPPQQMEGPNENRRYYRLPPPMLKDRVFHIAPPNLKPPPPPGSSPASRFAESYAPPTPEKTVPSRKTEESENNEFQRDPPTILKNTMTEDKPQRPKLEPVVTLQMLQSKKQTEQSKHKLPSGQKLDLAVEGQPPSSPVQAVSTDGAQPVYVVYPVKSTPMNLDSIHAGSNIDPVVVGQHGEQSPIPPPPARISPGSEYQNTPFSIASHFEQEPILMAKDKKALQKVHFPYNIEKPDPHTLIEVENESKYRLPEIIEKKQDSIYNIGEEPISKEQPEDSVISSKLQRVTESTPIAIAYTPTESTQKYNYNKHPNSPYYSPYGETQTEVSYLKMDDFDEFGNPAHRYEQNFQAPFQASISLDPVKVTNPYEGWAVVTSSPQALIKEQNKIDRSDDHHFEVTDLSTKKPSEKGSFQPELQGGFRPIYAEDIKLSEMMNPDPQSRNAFLMERESEPEISMKQEQKQEQEKVQEPERKPLFDSLEAFFDNLTKDYDDNTEMTGLGDDMDDSTAKISNELEGRSSDNSITEMTIDEENTEEPSSDKSAEKEKSVKE